From Bacteroidales bacterium:
CACGAACCATCTGGAATCCAAGCTTTTGATAAAAAGGTATATTGGCAGGATCGGCTGTTTCGAGATAGATAGGTGTGTTGGTTTTGCAAGCCTTTTCCATCACGGGATTCATCAAGGCTTTACCTATCCCATGTCCCTGGAATGGAGGATCAACCCCAATCACAAATGTGTACCAGTGAGGTTCCGCTGCGTCTTTTTTATGATAAGGTGCCAGGAATTCAAAGACCGCATTGAACCGGTCAAGGGCTTCTTTTTCCACCAGCGGTAAAAGCAGGGCCAGCCCCCCTTTTTCTGCTTTTTCCCGGGTTATTTCTGATTCACCGGGACGAAGCCACAGCACGGCTCCCTCTGCATTGGCCGAGGTGTATACCTCTCCGAATAGCATGCAGTACCTGATCAGGATCGCAAAGTGTTCCGGTGATTTTTCCTTTCGTATTCGTTCGTCCGGAAGAAAATACGTTTGGATGGGTTCGTGCATGAAGGCAGATGCAATGGATTCGGAGGCCGCCTTTACCTCATATTCGCATAGCTTATGTATCAAATAATTCATTCAAACTTGTTTTTTACAAAAATAACGATTGCGATTCACCTTCTGTGTTGATCTGTGAAATTCCATCTAACTTAGGCAGGCAGATTCCGGCTTACGCCGGAATGACGTGCCGCTTTTCTCTTTGACCATGACGCATCGTCATTCCGAGCGCAGCGAGGAATCTTACTGCCTTTTATCACATTGGTTAGCGCCATTGTTGTACTATTGATTTGAGTCTTAGAATCTGTGAGAAATGTTTATTCGTTACATTATTGGATTTTGTTTAATAAAATTAATAAAAGATTGAACAAAAATTAAACTTGATCGTTTATTCTATAGTTCATTCAAATTAATTAATCTAAAAAAACAAATCATCATGAAAACAGTAAACCGTAAATTTCAGCTTTTAGTTTTAGCACTGGCAACAGTCGGTGTTCTCTCAGCATGTTCCAAAGACGATGACGATCCAAACATGGATCCGATGAATATTGTTGAAACGGCTTCAGCCGACGACCAGTTCTCCATCCTGGTCTCCGCCATCGGAAAAGCGGGCCTTGCCTCAACATTGCAGGGTCCGGGTCCCTTTACGGTGTTCGCCCCGACCAATGATGCGTTCAATGCTTTATTCGCACAATTAGGTGTTGCAGGGATCGATGACCTGAGCGCCGACGTCCTCAAGCCCATTCTCCTGAACCATGTGATCAGCGGAAATGTCAAGTCTGCCGACATCGCAACAGGGTATGCACCTACCGTCAACAATTCAGGCCCCGGTCAGAATTTTGTAAAAGTTTATATCCAGAAAAGTTCAACAGTCATGGTAGACGGCAGCACGGTGACCACGGCTGATGTGATGGCATCCAATGGAACGATCCACGTTATTGACAAGGTGATCCTCCCATCAAGCGTGGTTGGCCATGCCATTAACAATTCCGATTTCAGCATCCTTGTGGAGGCGGTGGTCAAAGCTGGTCTGGTTAATGCCCTGAGTTCGGAAGGCCCCTTCACCGTATTTGCCCCTACCAACCAGGCCTTTACGAATCTTTTCAACACGCTGGGCGTCAGCGGGATCGCTGACCTTACAGCGGAACAGCTCACCCCGATCCTTCTTTATCACGTAGTGTCGGGGAACGTGGTTGCTTCACAGGTGACTTCGGGCAACGC
This genomic window contains:
- a CDS encoding GNAT family N-acetyltransferase, coding for MNYLIHKLCEYEVKAASESIASAFMHEPIQTYFLPDERIRKEKSPEHFAILIRYCMLFGEVYTSANAEGAVLWLRPGESEITREKAEKGGLALLLPLVEKEALDRFNAVFEFLAPYHKKDAAEPHWYTFVIGVDPPFQGHGIGKALMNPVMEKACKTNTPIYLETADPANIPFYQKLGFQMVRELTHPGSGLKLWTLMKTFNS
- a CDS encoding fasciclin domain-containing protein, producing the protein MKTVNRKFQLLVLALATVGVLSACSKDDDDPNMDPMNIVETASADDQFSILVSAIGKAGLASTLQGPGPFTVFAPTNDAFNALFAQLGVAGIDDLSADVLKPILLNHVISGNVKSADIATGYAPTVNNSGPGQNFVKVYIQKSSTVMVDGSTVTTADVMASNGTIHVIDKVILPSSVVGHAINNSDFSILVEAVVKAGLVNALSSEGPFTVFAPTNQAFTNLFNTLGVSGIADLTAEQLTPILLYHVVSGNVVASQVTSGNAPTLKEGSSISIEASGMGVKINGNSSVIATDVQGTNGVIHAIDAVLLP